The following are from one region of the Advenella mimigardefordensis DPN7 genome:
- a CDS encoding amino acid ABC transporter permease: MTFDWVYLSTQWPALIDGLWLTIKVSLLGIFFSTIIGIVGAGIRQLKLRPLVPIVVCYVEIIRNTPILVQLFFIFYGLPSVGLSLSLFWSGVLCLSLWAGAYQIENIRGGLITVEQGMQEAASALNIRPYGYLRLIAIPIAFRSCLPSMLNTSISLLKNSSYLQAIGFAELTFVAVDRIATDFRAIEMFAAIGAMYLTLVVVISIVARQLEHHLQRPFRR; encoded by the coding sequence ATGACTTTCGATTGGGTATATCTATCGACTCAGTGGCCGGCACTGATTGACGGCCTTTGGCTGACGATCAAAGTAAGTCTGCTGGGTATTTTTTTCTCGACGATTATTGGTATCGTAGGTGCAGGAATCCGGCAATTGAAATTAAGGCCATTGGTACCGATAGTGGTCTGTTATGTAGAGATCATTCGGAACACGCCCATTCTGGTTCAGCTTTTCTTTATCTTCTACGGCCTTCCTTCCGTCGGGCTAAGTCTGTCGCTATTCTGGTCCGGCGTACTGTGCCTCTCCTTATGGGCGGGCGCCTATCAGATCGAAAATATACGCGGGGGTCTGATTACAGTTGAACAAGGCATGCAGGAAGCGGCTAGCGCGCTCAATATCCGCCCATATGGGTATTTAAGACTGATCGCGATCCCAATCGCATTCAGAAGCTGCCTGCCATCCATGTTAAATACATCCATTTCGCTGCTCAAAAACTCCTCTTACCTTCAGGCTATCGGATTTGCTGAATTAACGTTCGTTGCTGTAGACCGAATTGCAACAGACTTCAGAGCCATTGAAATGTTCGCTGCGATTGGTGCAATGTATCTGACATTGGTAGTGGTGATCAGTATTGTCGCACGACAGCTGGAACATCACTTGCAACGGCCTTTCCGGAGGTAA
- a CDS encoding sarcosine oxidase subunit gamma: protein MLNDSRQQTPLAGLTGGTRVFELGSPSLVALTEVPFTELVNLRGDPENADLTRAVRNTIGITLTTEPNTTTENDHYCAMWLSPDEWMIRRKGSGVGDLARHLEMALQGIFCAVTDQSSAYSVLQLSGPKARSVLSKGCPLDLHPRVFGAGQCAQSHYYKTSVLLRGLDNGAGDRWEIIVRRSFADYAVRMLVDGMWEYTEGRNR from the coding sequence ATGTTGAATGATTCCAGACAACAAACGCCATTGGCCGGCCTGACTGGCGGCACCCGTGTTTTTGAGCTCGGTTCGCCCAGCCTGGTAGCACTGACTGAAGTACCATTTACAGAACTGGTAAATCTGCGTGGCGACCCTGAAAATGCGGATTTGACCCGTGCCGTACGAAACACAATCGGCATCACCCTCACGACCGAGCCCAACACCACTACCGAAAATGACCACTATTGTGCCATGTGGCTGTCTCCGGACGAATGGATGATCCGCCGCAAAGGGTCAGGCGTCGGCGATCTGGCGAGGCATCTGGAGATGGCCTTGCAAGGCATTTTCTGCGCCGTCACCGACCAGAGTAGCGCCTATAGCGTACTGCAGCTAAGCGGCCCCAAAGCCCGTAGTGTGCTATCCAAAGGATGCCCGCTGGACTTGCACCCCCGCGTTTTTGGCGCTGGCCAATGTGCGCAAAGCCATTATTACAAAACATCCGTCTTGCTGCGGGGTTTGGATAATGGCGCTGGCGATCGCTGGGAAATCATTGTGCGACGAAGCTTTGCCGACTATGCAGTGCGTATGCTGGTGGATGGGATGTGGGAGTATACGGAGGGGCGCAACCGCTAA
- a CDS encoding sarcosine oxidase subunit alpha family protein, protein MTQSHRLANGGRIDRSKPLRFQFNGKAYVGYQGDTLASALLANGIHFVARSFKYHRPRGIMTAGVEEPNAIVQLEDGAYTVPNARATEVDLYDGLTASSVNARPDIEHDRFAFMQYLSRFIPAGFYYKTFMWPRRWWGKYEEHIRNAAGLGTVPTERDPDRYEKTYAHCDVLIVGAGPAGLAAAHSAAKSGARVILVDNQSEPGGSLLHTETTINGSPAAQWLAQITGELAGMPEVQVLSRATAFGYQDNNLVTVSERLTDHLPLQQRKGVRERLWKIRAAHAILATGAHERPIAFGNNDLPGILLASAISTYICRFGVLPGRQAVVFTNNDSAYQTALDLHRHGAQVTVIDARATNEANVPPSFNEAAIPILWQTVVSHANGKRHINSVTARPLSSSGNNDISTRTLACDLLAVSGGWNPVVHLYAQSGGKPSWNDGDACFVPNNKISGQTSIGACNAQFDLAATLESGVQAGREAAAALGWSAAHDISWHTESTPAERICPLWSTATGKDIARGPKQFIDFQNDVSVADIYLAVREGYRSVEHVKRYTAMGFGTDQGKLGNINGMAVLAEALGQRIPETGTTTFRPNYTPVTFGAIAGREQGDYFDPIRKSCLHEWHVARGAVFEDVGNWKRARYYPQGNETMEAAVARECLAVRNSVGLLDYSTLGKIDVRGPDAVTFLNRIYTNAWTKLEPGRCRYGLMLDENGMILDDGVNLRLADNHFLISTTTSGAAKVMSWMERWLQTEWPELQVYLTSLTDQYATATVAGPNARTVLRQVCQDIDFDNQAFPFMSFRNGTIDEINVRILRVSFSGELSYEVYMPANYGRHIWEMLMHAGEPFGIAPYGTEAMHVLRAEKGFIIVGQDTDGSATPVDMGMEGMLAKSKDFLGKRSLSRSDTAGPNRKQFVGLRSADNQTVLPEGAAILDAPSAPGEVPLQGHVTSSYLSPTLKQPIALAMIKNGLSRMDQTVSVALPNGTFAQAHICSPVFYDAQGARQHVE, encoded by the coding sequence TACGATGGCCTAACCGCCAGCAGCGTTAATGCCCGGCCCGACATCGAACATGACCGGTTTGCATTCATGCAATATCTGTCACGCTTTATTCCCGCAGGCTTTTACTACAAAACGTTTATGTGGCCGCGCCGCTGGTGGGGAAAATATGAAGAACACATCCGCAATGCGGCTGGTCTGGGTACCGTACCTACAGAGCGCGATCCCGATCGCTATGAAAAAACCTATGCCCACTGCGATGTGCTGATTGTCGGCGCAGGGCCTGCCGGGCTTGCTGCTGCACACAGCGCCGCAAAATCAGGCGCACGGGTCATCCTGGTGGACAATCAATCAGAACCGGGTGGCAGCCTGCTGCACACAGAAACAACCATCAACGGTTCACCTGCAGCGCAATGGCTCGCTCAGATCACCGGTGAACTGGCCGGCATGCCGGAAGTTCAGGTATTGTCGCGCGCAACCGCTTTCGGTTATCAGGACAACAACCTGGTGACCGTGAGTGAACGGCTGACAGATCATCTGCCGCTGCAGCAACGCAAGGGTGTGCGCGAACGCCTGTGGAAAATCCGCGCGGCACACGCCATTCTGGCCACAGGGGCGCATGAACGCCCGATCGCTTTCGGCAACAATGACCTGCCAGGCATTTTGCTGGCGTCAGCCATCAGCACCTATATCTGCCGGTTTGGCGTGTTGCCTGGTCGACAGGCCGTCGTCTTTACCAATAATGACAGCGCCTATCAGACAGCGCTGGATCTGCACCGCCACGGCGCCCAGGTAACGGTCATTGATGCTCGCGCTACCAACGAGGCAAACGTGCCACCATCGTTCAACGAAGCAGCTATACCAATCCTGTGGCAGACCGTCGTGAGCCACGCCAATGGCAAGCGTCATATCAACAGTGTGACTGCGCGCCCCCTGAGCAGCTCTGGCAACAATGATATAAGCACACGCACACTGGCCTGCGATCTATTGGCGGTATCCGGTGGATGGAACCCAGTGGTGCACCTGTACGCCCAATCCGGCGGCAAGCCGAGCTGGAACGACGGTGACGCCTGTTTCGTACCGAACAATAAGATATCCGGACAAACATCCATTGGCGCCTGCAATGCTCAATTTGATCTGGCCGCTACACTGGAGAGTGGCGTACAGGCTGGGCGTGAGGCAGCAGCCGCGTTGGGATGGAGCGCAGCTCACGACATCTCGTGGCACACTGAATCTACGCCAGCAGAACGCATTTGCCCCTTGTGGTCAACAGCTACAGGCAAGGATATTGCCCGGGGACCCAAACAGTTTATAGACTTTCAGAATGACGTCTCTGTCGCAGATATTTACCTGGCCGTGCGCGAAGGCTATCGCAGCGTCGAACATGTCAAACGTTATACAGCCATGGGGTTTGGCACCGATCAGGGCAAACTGGGTAACATCAACGGCATGGCCGTGCTGGCCGAAGCATTGGGTCAACGCATACCGGAAACGGGCACGACCACGTTTCGTCCCAATTACACACCCGTCACTTTCGGCGCCATTGCCGGACGAGAACAGGGAGACTATTTCGACCCCATCCGCAAAAGCTGCCTGCACGAATGGCATGTTGCACGCGGCGCCGTTTTTGAAGATGTGGGAAACTGGAAACGGGCGCGCTACTATCCGCAAGGCAACGAAACCATGGAAGCGGCGGTTGCACGCGAATGCCTGGCCGTGCGCAACAGTGTCGGCCTGCTGGATTACAGCACACTGGGCAAAATTGATGTACGCGGTCCCGATGCAGTCACATTCTTGAATCGAATCTACACCAATGCCTGGACCAAGCTGGAACCCGGACGCTGCCGCTATGGCCTGATGCTCGATGAAAACGGCATGATCCTGGACGACGGTGTCAATCTCCGGCTGGCAGACAATCATTTCCTGATTTCCACCACCACCAGCGGCGCCGCTAAAGTGATGAGCTGGATGGAACGATGGTTGCAAACCGAATGGCCGGAACTGCAAGTGTATCTCACCTCGCTGACCGACCAATACGCTACCGCGACGGTTGCGGGCCCCAATGCCCGCACCGTTCTGCGGCAGGTTTGTCAGGACATAGACTTTGACAATCAGGCCTTCCCGTTTATGAGTTTCCGAAACGGCACCATCGATGAAATAAACGTACGCATTTTGCGTGTCAGCTTCTCCGGTGAACTTTCCTATGAAGTCTATATGCCTGCCAATTACGGTCGTCATATATGGGAAATGCTGATGCATGCCGGGGAGCCGTTTGGCATTGCGCCATATGGCACCGAAGCCATGCACGTGTTGCGGGCTGAAAAAGGTTTTATTATTGTCGGTCAGGATACCGACGGCTCTGCCACACCAGTAGATATGGGCATGGAGGGCATGCTGGCCAAATCCAAAGACTTTTTGGGTAAGCGCTCGCTATCGCGCAGCGACACAGCCGGCCCCAATCGCAAACAATTTGTCGGGCTGCGTTCCGCAGATAATCAAACTGTATTACCCGAAGGCGCAGCTATTCTGGATGCACCTTCAGCACCCGGCGAGGTACCTCTGCAGGGTCACGTAACCTCAAGCTATCTGAGCCCCACCCTGAAACAGCCTATTGCACTTGCCATGATCAAAAATGGTCTGTCGCGTATGGACCAAACAGTCTCTGTTGCCTTGCCCAATGGCACTTTTGCACAGGCACATATCTGCAGCCCGGTTTTCTATGATGCCCAGGGAGCACGCCAACATGTTGAATGA
- a CDS encoding amino acid ABC transporter ATP-binding protein, with translation MKNDHPVLLCVRDMSMRYGKTQVLNQIDLDIHKGEVVVVIGPSGSGKSTLVRCLNGLENPFEGTIQLNGAPYDARNHEQWSQLRNQIGMVFQDYSLFPHLNVLKNMTLAPVLREKYTEDEAERIALELLERVQLRHKASSMPAQLSGGQQQRVAIVRALAMCPEIMLFDEPTSALDPEIVGEVLAVMKELVSQGMTMIVVTHEMSFAREVADKVVFMDKGEILEAASPERLFDYPQHERVKNFLGKILH, from the coding sequence ATGAAAAATGATCACCCTGTTTTGCTCTGCGTTCGTGACATGAGCATGCGTTACGGCAAGACACAAGTGCTGAACCAGATAGACTTGGATATACACAAAGGTGAAGTTGTCGTTGTTATTGGCCCCAGCGGATCAGGCAAGAGTACTTTAGTCCGCTGCCTGAACGGCCTCGAAAACCCGTTCGAGGGCACCATCCAATTGAACGGGGCCCCGTACGACGCCAGAAACCATGAGCAATGGTCACAGTTACGGAATCAGATTGGCATGGTGTTCCAGGACTATAGCCTTTTTCCGCACCTTAATGTGTTGAAAAACATGACCCTGGCGCCCGTTTTACGAGAAAAGTATACGGAGGACGAAGCTGAACGTATTGCACTGGAGTTACTGGAGCGTGTACAACTGAGGCATAAAGCATCGTCTATGCCGGCCCAATTGTCGGGTGGGCAACAACAACGTGTCGCCATTGTACGAGCCTTGGCAATGTGCCCTGAAATAATGCTGTTTGACGAACCAACCTCTGCACTCGATCCGGAGATCGTCGGTGAAGTGCTTGCCGTCATGAAAGAACTGGTCAGCCAGGGAATGACGATGATCGTGGTAACTCACGAAATGAGTTTTGCCAGGGAAGTGGCCGATAAAGTCGTCTTTATGGATAAAGGAGAAATTCTGGAAGCTGCCAGTCCTGAACGACTATTTGACTACCCACAGCATGAACGGGTGAAAAATTTTCTCGGAAAAATCCTGCATTAG
- a CDS encoding transporter substrate-binding domain-containing protein: protein MNPGFNRKIGIVISATICTIITSNTPALAKDQLPTVPSYIAEKSKLNVGVRCDQPPYGFQDSKGDYAGVETDMARQLAQWIYGDSEKIQFSCVTAENRIPQLAGKRVDLLIATLGVTPERARVIDFSVPYRWGASGVLTRADSPVMKISELTGKTVAVPKGSVQAKWFEDNMPQVKTLRLNTAADSLQALKQNRADAYAHDAATLVVIAANDKGLRVVDDPYQLSDAAIGLRKNEPEWKSYLDAAVERMRSEKLFSEWVNKWVPEQIQPYYVDVFQSPRPDRK from the coding sequence ATGAACCCTGGTTTCAACAGAAAAATCGGCATTGTGATCAGTGCAACCATCTGCACGATTATCACTTCCAACACCCCTGCTCTGGCAAAAGATCAGTTGCCGACCGTTCCTTCATACATCGCAGAAAAATCGAAACTGAATGTGGGTGTCCGTTGCGATCAGCCACCATATGGGTTCCAGGACTCTAAGGGGGACTATGCCGGTGTTGAGACTGACATGGCACGACAACTGGCACAGTGGATCTATGGCGACAGCGAAAAAATACAATTTTCATGCGTTACAGCAGAAAACCGTATACCCCAGCTGGCCGGAAAGCGCGTTGACCTGTTGATTGCAACGCTCGGCGTCACGCCTGAGCGGGCCAGGGTGATTGACTTTAGCGTCCCATATCGTTGGGGTGCCAGCGGCGTGCTCACGCGCGCGGACAGTCCAGTGATGAAAATATCTGAACTTACCGGCAAGACGGTGGCTGTACCGAAAGGATCCGTCCAAGCTAAATGGTTTGAAGATAACATGCCACAGGTCAAAACTCTGCGACTGAATACGGCAGCAGACTCATTGCAGGCATTGAAGCAAAATCGTGCCGATGCCTACGCCCACGATGCCGCGACACTCGTCGTCATTGCAGCCAACGACAAAGGCCTGCGAGTGGTTGACGACCCATATCAGCTATCAGACGCAGCCATAGGACTGCGAAAGAATGAACCTGAATGGAAATCCTATTTAGATGCAGCCGTCGAGCGCATGCGCAGTGAAAAGCTATTTAGTGAGTGGGTAAATAAATGGGTTCCGGAACAAATCCAGCCTTATTACGTTGACGTCTTTCAATCTCCACGTCCTGATCGCAAGTAA
- the argH gene encoding argininosuccinate lyase: MDQATQHESKVSRRLTEETAPEVCDLIYLPRLASFSAAFPYLTEVNEAHLLMLHSRKLVSDTIAQKLASAILQMDRDGPEQVKLDPQREDAYFNYEAHLISLTEPDVGGRLHTARSRNDILATIDRLVARDQVITLLDTLAILRQTVLEQAAKYVETVMPGYTHLQPAQPMTYGFYLAGIAQALERDSNRLVQAYEHINLSPLGAGAFAGTPFEIDRKETARLLGFPGVIDNTLDAVASRDFIFEIMAALTLLATTWSRIAQDYFVWSTDEFGLIHFSDSVAGTSSIMPQKKNPVVLEYLKGRAGKVLGLFTGAMASLKGTNFSHTGDANRESIAGFAEMIQECQYGLELLNLVIHNAAPREQDMLNRARRNFCSATDLADALVSKADMSFRQAHHVVGAVVREAMDAHHNADEITAEMVNRAAHMQTGTSTMLSIDTVLTSLDPLLSVKKRERGGPAPASVNNTIEHGREILTRDQKQNASRKTMLSESRMQRRKQTTELANL; encoded by the coding sequence ATGGATCAAGCAACACAACACGAGTCAAAAGTCAGTCGCAGACTCACCGAAGAAACAGCGCCGGAAGTATGTGATTTAATTTATCTGCCCCGACTGGCCAGTTTCAGTGCCGCGTTCCCATATCTCACCGAGGTTAACGAAGCCCATCTTCTGATGCTGCATAGCAGAAAGCTGGTTTCTGACACGATCGCTCAAAAGCTCGCGTCAGCCATCCTGCAAATGGACAGGGACGGACCAGAGCAGGTCAAGCTGGACCCACAGAGGGAAGACGCTTATTTCAACTATGAAGCTCATTTGATATCATTGACCGAACCCGACGTAGGCGGACGGCTACACACTGCCAGAAGTCGCAACGATATTCTGGCGACAATTGATCGTCTGGTAGCTCGTGACCAGGTCATCACACTCCTCGATACCCTGGCGATATTGCGCCAAACTGTGCTGGAGCAAGCTGCTAAATACGTTGAGACAGTAATGCCAGGGTATACACATCTGCAACCGGCTCAGCCGATGACGTATGGTTTTTATCTGGCCGGCATCGCACAGGCGCTTGAGCGTGACAGCAACAGATTAGTTCAGGCTTACGAGCATATCAATCTTTCGCCGCTGGGAGCAGGTGCCTTTGCCGGAACTCCATTTGAAATTGATCGTAAAGAAACCGCCAGGCTTCTCGGGTTTCCTGGCGTCATCGACAATACGCTTGATGCCGTCGCTTCACGAGACTTTATATTTGAAATCATGGCGGCCCTCACGTTGCTTGCCACCACATGGAGCAGAATCGCCCAGGACTACTTCGTCTGGAGTACCGATGAGTTTGGCCTGATCCACTTTTCCGATTCCGTGGCGGGCACATCGAGCATCATGCCGCAGAAAAAAAACCCGGTCGTATTGGAGTACCTGAAAGGTCGTGCAGGTAAGGTGCTGGGATTGTTTACCGGTGCAATGGCCTCACTCAAGGGAACGAATTTTTCTCATACGGGCGATGCAAACCGTGAAAGTATCGCGGGCTTTGCAGAAATGATTCAGGAATGCCAGTACGGGCTGGAACTACTCAATCTGGTTATTCATAATGCTGCACCACGTGAACAAGACATGCTCAATCGTGCACGTCGGAATTTTTGCTCCGCGACAGATCTGGCCGATGCCCTGGTATCAAAGGCCGATATGTCATTTCGGCAAGCACACCATGTTGTCGGCGCTGTAGTACGCGAAGCAATGGATGCTCACCACAATGCAGATGAAATCACGGCGGAAATGGTCAATCGCGCCGCGCATATGCAAACAGGAACAAGCACAATGTTGAGCATCGATACGGTTCTGACCAGCCTTGATCCACTACTCAGCGTTAAGAAACGGGAACGAGGCGGCCCCGCCCCTGCTTCGGTCAACAACACCATTGAACATGGACGGGAGATCTTGACTCGCGACCAGAAACAGAATGCATCGAGAAAAACCATGCTGTCAGAATCAAGGATGCAGCGACGTAAACAGACAACAGAACTGGCCAACTTATGA
- a CDS encoding LysR substrate-binding domain-containing protein, translating to MQFKQVEAFRAIILTGSMTAAARELHTSQPNISRLIAQLERHTGFALFTRIAGRLAPTPEARAFFRDVERAFVGLQDIKASANNIRKQGTGHLRIAAVPSIALTIMPNVLKVFAQKFPKTRVSLYVGDSGTVAQWVASSYCDVGISAYVDEMPGMNSERIDTLQGVCVVYKDHALARVNRAVKIKDFRGESFISLHSGDGTRRNIDALFGSYEEDYRTMYYECRYAVAICNMVGLGMGISIVNPLVAKNCKHMGIVVKPLEPQVAFSYFILSSTIHVTSTLALEMHSILREELQRHK from the coding sequence ATGCAATTCAAACAGGTTGAAGCCTTCAGAGCTATTATTCTAACCGGGTCCATGACAGCGGCTGCGCGTGAGCTTCATACGTCGCAACCCAACATCAGTCGATTGATAGCGCAACTGGAACGGCACACGGGATTCGCATTGTTTACGCGGATTGCCGGTCGCCTGGCACCAACGCCAGAAGCACGAGCTTTTTTCCGTGACGTTGAGCGTGCATTTGTTGGTCTGCAGGATATCAAGGCATCAGCAAATAATATACGCAAGCAGGGGACTGGTCATTTGCGTATTGCTGCCGTTCCTTCAATAGCCCTGACGATTATGCCGAATGTGCTGAAAGTATTTGCCCAGAAATTTCCCAAAACGCGGGTGTCGCTATATGTCGGGGATTCTGGGACAGTGGCCCAGTGGGTTGCTTCCAGTTATTGTGATGTGGGTATTTCAGCCTACGTTGATGAGATGCCGGGCATGAACTCAGAGAGAATCGATACGCTGCAGGGAGTATGTGTCGTATATAAAGATCATGCGCTGGCGCGAGTGAACCGAGCCGTCAAAATAAAGGATTTTCGTGGAGAGTCCTTTATTTCTCTGCATTCAGGGGATGGAACCAGACGCAATATTGACGCACTGTTCGGCTCTTACGAAGAGGACTATCGAACGATGTATTATGAGTGTCGTTATGCAGTGGCGATATGCAATATGGTCGGCCTTGGGATGGGTATAAGCATTGTGAATCCCTTAGTGGCAAAAAATTGCAAGCATATGGGCATCGTAGTTAAGCCGCTGGAACCTCAAGTAGCCTTCTCCTATTTCATACTATCTTCAACGATACATGTGACCAGCACGCTGGCTCTTGAAATGCATAGTATCTTGCGTGAAGAGTTACAGAGGCATAAATAG
- a CDS encoding amino acid ABC transporter ATP-binding protein, protein MNDIIKISALNKWYEQFHALKNISMTIKKGERQVICGPSGSGKSTLIRCINGLEPFQNGNLQVKGIALDDTESLYRIRQYVGMVFQHFNLFPHLSALENCTLAQTWVNKIDKETAQVTARKYLERVGLIDKQNEYPSRLSGGQKQRVAIARALCMNPAIILFDEPTSALDPEMVKEVLDTMVNLAETGITMICVTHEMGFAREVATKINFMNQGEIIVSAEPTAFFNNSHHPRLQAFLHSTLQ, encoded by the coding sequence ATGAACGATATCATCAAAATTTCAGCACTCAACAAATGGTATGAACAGTTTCATGCACTAAAAAATATTTCAATGACGATAAAAAAGGGAGAACGACAGGTAATTTGTGGCCCCTCCGGTTCAGGAAAATCCACGCTGATACGTTGTATTAACGGACTGGAGCCATTTCAAAACGGCAACTTGCAGGTCAAAGGCATTGCATTGGACGACACGGAGTCACTTTATCGAATACGACAATACGTAGGGATGGTATTTCAGCATTTCAATTTGTTCCCACACCTCTCTGCATTGGAAAACTGTACCCTGGCGCAAACATGGGTCAACAAGATCGATAAGGAGACGGCGCAGGTCACGGCTCGCAAGTATCTTGAGCGCGTCGGATTGATCGACAAACAAAACGAATACCCAAGCCGGCTGTCCGGCGGACAAAAGCAACGCGTGGCGATTGCACGCGCCCTATGCATGAATCCCGCAATCATTCTTTTTGACGAACCCACTTCCGCACTTGACCCTGAAATGGTCAAAGAGGTCCTCGACACCATGGTAAATTTGGCCGAGACTGGGATCACGATGATTTGCGTCACGCACGAAATGGGGTTTGCACGAGAAGTAGCGACTAAAATCAACTTCATGAATCAGGGCGAAATAATAGTAAGCGCCGAACCGACGGCATTCTTCAACAACAGTCATCATCCGCGCCTTCAGGCTTTTTTGCACAGCACATTGCAG
- a CDS encoding amino acid ABC transporter permease gives MNALLENYVFVLKGLQLTITLALTTLFFATIISGILGVLFTLKNRLIRLPIYLYMEFFRAIPLVVNIFCIYFVLPLFDLQLSPFWAVTIGLTLWGSANGIEIVRGGILSIDSHQWKSAWALGLSTYETYRYIIVPQALKAIIPPFTGLLTLLIQATSLGALVGVSEFLKVSQIIVERSTIMGGTTPAFNVYACVLLVYFVICSLLTWLSRYLERRLNSPVRIRTDQV, from the coding sequence ATGAACGCATTACTGGAAAATTATGTATTCGTTCTGAAGGGTCTTCAACTGACCATAACGCTAGCGTTAACGACGCTGTTTTTTGCCACGATTATTTCAGGCATTCTGGGAGTCCTCTTCACGCTGAAAAATCGGCTTATCCGTCTACCCATTTATTTGTATATGGAGTTCTTCAGAGCGATCCCTCTGGTGGTGAATATATTCTGCATCTACTTTGTTTTACCACTGTTTGACCTTCAACTTAGTCCATTCTGGGCTGTGACAATCGGCCTTACCCTGTGGGGAAGCGCAAACGGAATTGAAATTGTACGAGGCGGCATCTTATCAATTGACTCACATCAATGGAAAAGTGCATGGGCACTGGGTTTGAGCACCTACGAAACATATCGGTACATTATCGTTCCTCAAGCATTAAAAGCGATTATTCCGCCATTCACCGGGCTGCTTACCCTGCTGATACAGGCAACATCCCTGGGAGCATTGGTCGGTGTGAGTGAATTTTTAAAGGTAAGTCAAATCATCGTTGAACGCAGCACCATCATGGGGGGCACAACACCTGCATTTAATGTCTACGCTTGTGTTCTGCTGGTCTACTTTGTGATTTGCTCTCTGTTGACATGGCTCAGCCGCTATTTGGAGCGTCGATTAAACAGTCCGGTCAGAATCCGGACTGATCAAGTGTAA